ACCCAGCTATGACGAACTGGCTCGAAGAGCTGTTCTGGCTACGTGGGGGGTAAGATAAGCCGGTTTGGTGTTGGAGGCGACAGAAACGCAGTGATCGCGAGCTGTGGAAATGGCAGTGTGAAGTCGCCTGGTCTGCTAGGAGAGAAGATCATATAGGAAAGTACACATAGGGAGAAAACATGGTGTCCTCGACGAGGAAATGTCCCTTTGTGTCGTTCAGCGAAGTTGCAGGTGAAAGGGACAAGAGTCCTCATCCGGAGGACGACTCATGATAAAATTACGGGGACGTACCGTATGGCTGTGACGCGAATTCCCCGCCACAAGCCGGTATTTTATTGAAATTATGACAGGGAGGAGGTCTCCCGTGACCTCAGCATACCTGCAGTTGGGCACAACAGACAAGGAGAGGACCGTACTATACAGCTGTAGGTACATCTAACTACCGAAGGAATGCCGCAATAGACTAAGCACTAAGAAGGCTAGTAACTATATCGTGATGAAACAAGACTTGTTATTATTGCTATAGTTAGTCCCCGAGCACTTGGTTGCTCGCGTTTCCTTATCATAAGGCAATCGGTTTAGCCGAGGCCGCAGCTACTGGCCCATTCTCCGACCGTCATTCTCGGTTGCTGCGATCGCCATCAATGActtgtcttcctctcttctgctccatctcccctatctatctaattatttattttgcTTCATTCTAGTATCTATTCAGATTTACATTGTATATGATGAACTGCATTGGCTCGATATTCGCGTGAAGTTGACCTCCAATCCCCCTTCGCTCCATCATGATCAGTGCTACGAGGCGCTGGTTTCGGCGCAATCGCAAAACCCTCGCAATCGGTACAGGCGTTATCGGAGTAGGCTATCTTGCAGGACAATATGTACTGTCTAAGATTTCGGAAGCACGAGAACGCATGAGCAGTGACCGTATTGCCAGAGAGAAGTGAGTGATTTGCCTCCTGTTATCTATCCCCACTTGACTCGCGTGCTCGGCGACGCCAGCTGACTGTCTTGTTCACTACGCAGCTTACGACGACGATTTGAGCAGAACCAGACCGATTGTACATATACCGTGCTAGCTTTGCTGCCGACTGCGGCAGAGGACATCTTAGAAGCTCTCCCGGTGGAGGAGTTGACGAAGGAGCTACAGAAGAAACGCGCGGAGCGGCTGGCCCGTCTTAATGCCGGGGAAGGGACAACGACGGGGTCGGACATGAGCTCTGTAACCCCCAGTCTGCCCGAAGATGATAGAAAAAGCCTGTCAAGTGATTCTTTCCTGCGCACCAGCCAACTCGGCGATTCGACTGTTGAAGGAGATCCATCCTCCCAGCCGAAGCGGAACAAGACCCAGCTTTGGAACGAGGTCAAGATTACCTGTGCGTCTATATACTGCGTTCTATAATATTTCCCCCAGAGACTGACTCTGTTTAGCGACTACTCGAGCATTCACCCTCATCTATACCCTATCGTTGTTGACTATCTTCACACGCGTCCAACTCAACCTACTTGGCCGCCGGAACTACCTTTCGAGCGTGATTTCTCTAGCCACACCCCCCGCCGACTCTTCAACGATCAGGCTAGAGGACCACGATGATGATCTTACGCAGACTTTGGGAAATGATTTCGAGACTAACCGACGGTATCTCGCCTTTAGCTGGTGGCTGCTGCACCGTGGCTGGAAACTATTGATGGAGGAGGTTCAGACGGCAGTGGAGGAGGTGTTTGGTTCTCTTAACCCACGGGACGATATTTCGTTTGAGAAATTATCAGAATTGACTCTCCAGGTCCGAAAGAGGGTTGAAGGCGACACCGAGGAAGACAGGAAGTACGTTTACCCTATGGGCTCTGTATCTGAGCCGGAAATTTCATTCACTAACTGAGCGGGAAGGCACCGAAAGTGGTTGTCCTATTTGCTTCCTCCAcgtgaagaagaagataaccTGCTTGAGGAATCTGGCGTCCTCGGGGTTACAGAAGCTGCCACGCCCCAGACCGCGGCGACGTTGCGACACCTCCTCGATGAGACAGCCGACCTAATCGATTCCCCAACATTTACTCGTGTTCAGATGCTTCTGAACAATGAATCCTTCGAAACTTTGATCCAGCAGTGCAAGGCGGATGCGTTCAAACCCGCTGGGCCTGTGACAGCACCCCAATCTTTTACATCTGTTGGTACAGTTGTTCCACCCTGGCAGGATTCCGAActgaagac
Above is a window of Aspergillus puulaauensis MK2 DNA, chromosome 2, nearly complete sequence DNA encoding:
- the PEX3 gene encoding peroxisomal biogenesis factor 3 (COG:U;~EggNog:ENOG410PI1H;~InterPro:IPR006966;~PFAM:PF04882;~TransMembrane:1 (i16-34o);~go_component: GO:0005779 - integral component of peroxisomal membrane [Evidence IEA];~go_process: GO:0007031 - peroxisome organization [Evidence IEA]); the encoded protein is MISATRRWFRRNRKTLAIGTGVIGVGYLAGQYVLSKISEARERMSSDRIARENLRRRFEQNQTDCTYTVLALLPTAAEDILEALPVEELTKELQKKRAERLARLNAGEGTTTGSDMSSVTPSLPEDDRKSLSSDSFLRTSQLGDSTVEGDPSSQPKRNKTQLWNEVKITSTTRAFTLIYTLSLLTIFTRVQLNLLGRRNYLSSVISLATPPADSSTIRLEDHDDDLTQTLGNDFETNRRYLAFSWWLLHRGWKLLMEEVQTAVEEVFGSLNPRDDISFEKLSELTLQVRKRVEGDTEEDRKHRKWLSYLLPPREEEDNLLEESGVLGVTEAATPQTAATLRHLLDETADLIDSPTFTRVQMLLNNESFETLIQQCKADAFKPAGPVTAPQSFTSVGTVVPPWQDSELKTKLANVLAVLARQAHVIGNGASPPNLYVTAMDQGVRELEAFAAVVYSSNFDSELLGAGSGSGSSGGAGTAPDSASSSPVIVSQDDSELDHDRVAKGPSAVPRSDNNDLEKAWGRAVEEQPGSGPAA